One stretch of Candidatus Zixiibacteriota bacterium DNA includes these proteins:
- the kbl gene encoding glycine C-acetyltransferase, producing MYQRVKYDLSEELRKIREAGLFKEERIILTEQKAAITVQYPAADKPREVLNFCSNNYLGLANHPDIIDAAQKSLRRYGFGMASVRFISGTQDLHKALEARISRFYETEDTILYSSCFDANAGLFESLLGAEDAVITDALNHASIIDGIRLCKAKRYIYEHSDMNSLETALRGAREGVDIWEGDSLSKEPVPVRNIIIATDGVFSMDGDIARLKEITALAERYCALVMVDESHATGFIGSKGRGAVEHNDVMGKVDIITSTLGKAMGGASGGFTTGRGEIIEILRQKSRPYLFSNTLAPVIAGAGLAAFDLLEKSDNLRRQLRENSAYFRREMTALGFDIAPGEHPIVPVHLRKFDNDAWLAQNISRSLYDEGIYVIGFFYPVVPKGQSRIRVQISAAHTREHLDRALEAFARVGRKFSVIG from the coding sequence ATGTATCAGCGTGTCAAATATGACCTGAGTGAAGAGCTGCGAAAAATCAGGGAAGCCGGGCTGTTCAAGGAAGAACGTATCATTCTGACAGAACAGAAGGCGGCAATAACGGTTCAGTATCCTGCCGCAGACAAGCCGCGGGAAGTCTTGAATTTCTGCTCTAACAACTATCTGGGACTTGCCAACCACCCTGATATTATTGACGCCGCCCAGAAATCGCTGCGGCGATACGGTTTCGGAATGGCGTCGGTCAGATTCATTTCCGGCACGCAGGACCTTCATAAAGCGCTGGAGGCAAGAATCTCCCGTTTCTATGAAACCGAGGACACCATTTTGTACTCCTCCTGCTTTGACGCCAACGCCGGTCTTTTCGAAAGTCTTCTCGGAGCGGAAGATGCTGTGATTACTGACGCACTCAACCATGCCAGTATAATCGACGGCATCAGGCTCTGCAAAGCCAAGCGATATATATACGAACACTCCGATATGAACTCCCTGGAGACAGCTTTGCGCGGCGCCCGGGAAGGCGTCGATATCTGGGAAGGAGATTCCCTTTCCAAAGAACCGGTACCGGTTAGGAATATCATTATCGCCACTGACGGTGTCTTTTCCATGGATGGCGACATTGCCCGCCTCAAAGAGATAACGGCGCTGGCGGAGCGGTACTGCGCACTGGTAATGGTCGATGAATCACACGCCACCGGATTTATTGGCTCAAAGGGACGGGGGGCAGTCGAACACAACGATGTCATGGGTAAAGTTGATATCATAACCTCCACTCTCGGTAAAGCGATGGGAGGCGCATCGGGAGGTTTCACTACAGGCCGCGGTGAGATTATTGAAATATTGCGGCAGAAATCGCGCCCCTATCTGTTCTCAAACACGCTGGCTCCGGTGATTGCCGGCGCGGGCCTGGCGGCTTTTGACCTTCTTGAAAAGAGCGACAACCTGCGACGTCAATTAAGGGAAAACTCCGCTTATTTCCGGCGCGAAATGACTGCCCTCGGTTTCGATATTGCCCCCGGTGAGCACCCCATTGTGCCGGTTCATCTGAGAAAATTTGACAACGACGCCTGGCTGGCGCAGAACATCTCTCGCTCCCTTTATGACGAAGGTATATACGTTATCGGATTTTTCTATCCGGTGGTGCCAAAAGGACAGTCGCGCATCCGAGTGCAGATATCGGCGGCTCACACCAGGGAACATCTGGACCGGGCGCTGGAAGCTTTTGCCAGGGTTGGCCGCAAATTCAGTGTCATAGGGTAG